From a single Brassica oleracea var. oleracea cultivar TO1000 chromosome C5, BOL, whole genome shotgun sequence genomic region:
- the LOC106294982 gene encoding uncharacterized protein LOC106294982, with the protein MATVADQSADMLQNLTLDSQTKASEIPEPNKKTAVYQYGGVDSHGQVPTYDRSLTPLLPTDAVDPSVCYVPNAYPHFYYGGYGNGDWSEYTGYQNPEGVDMSSGIYGENGSIVYPQSYGYAAYPYSPATSPGPQVGGDGQLYAAQQQYQYPAFFPTGAFASSVTTATQGDLSANKAGGVKTAETKNVASAAGKGSNGTVTGKPNNQTTHNTASNLYGTGAPGGGFAGGYGYDGFYAPVPCYDGSKYSDVQRSGSGVASSYSKSTTVPSSRNQNYRSNSHYTPASMTGYGTGQGYYNRVYQNKVYGSYGSSGRSGTGYGSSGYDSRTNGRGWVSTTDNRYRNWGRGNNSFYGNENNADGLNELNRGPRAKGAKNQKENSEDSLEVKEQTGESNVVEAVETENTCIVPDREQYNKEDFPVDYENAMFFVIKSYSEDDVHKSIKYNVWASTPNGNKKLAAAYQEAQQKPGGCPIFLFFSVNASGQFVGLAEMTGPVDFNTNVEYWQQDKWTGSFPLKWHIVKDVPNSLLKHITLENNENKPVTNSRDTQEVKLEQGLKIVKIFKEHTSKTCILDDFSFYEVRQKTILEKKAKQQQTQKHVSEEKTTTDEKKDSATADSANKESPPATSDVKADENGSVAKPVGVVANGC; encoded by the exons ATGGCTACCGTTGCTGATC AATCTGCTGATATGTTGCAGAACCTCACTTTGGACTCACAAACCAAAGCTTCCGAGATCCCTGAGCCTAACAAGAAG ACTGCTGTTTACCAGTATGGAGGTGTGGATTCACATGGTCAAGTTCCTACCTATGACCGTTCTTTGACTCCATTGCTTCCCACTGATGCCGTTGACCCTTCTGTTTGCTATGTTCCCAATGCGTACCCGCACTTTTATTATGGAG GATATGGAAATGGAGACTGGAGCGAATACACTGGTTACCAGAATCCTGAAGGTGTTGACATGAGCTCT GGAATTTATGGAGAGAATGGCTCTATTGTGTATCCTCAGAGTTATGGGTATGCAGCTTATCCTTACTCGCCAGCGACAAGCCCTGGTCCACAGGTTGGCGGAGATGGGCAGTTGTATGCTGCTCAGCAGCAGTACCAGTATCCTGCCTTTTTCCCCACTGGAGCTTTTGCTTCGTCTGTTACTACCGCTACCCAGGGAGATCTCTCTGCAAACAAAGCTGGTGGTGTGAAGACAGCGGAAACCAAGAATGTTGCATCTGCTGCTGGTAAAGGAAGCAACGGAACAGTTACAGGGAAACCAAATAACCAGACTACACATAACACCGCAAGCAATTTGTATGGAACTGGTGCTCCGGGAGGAGGTTTTGCTGGTGGATATGGTTATGATGGGTTTTATGCTCCTGTGCCATGTTACGACGGCTCTAAGTATTCAGATGTGCAGAGATCTGGTAGTGGAGTTGCATCCTCCTATTCTAAGTCGACCACTGTACCATCATCGAGGAATCAAAATTACCGCTCAAATTCCCATTACACG CCTGCCTCAATGACAGGCTACGGTACAGGTCAGGGATACTACAACAGGGTGTATCAGAACAAGGTATATGGTAGCTATGGAAGCTCAGGGAGATCTGGTACGGGTTATGGTTCTTCTGGGTATGATTCAAGAACAAATGGAAGAGGATGGGTGAGCACAACAGACAACAGATACAGAAACTGGGGAAGGGGTAACAATTCCTTCTATGGAAATGAGAACAACGCAGATGGGTTGAATGAACTTAACAGGGGACCTAGAGCGAAGGGCGCAAAGAACCAGAAGGAAAATTCAGAAGATAGCTTAGAGGTGAAGGAGCAGACTGGCGAGTCAAATGTAGTTGAGGCTGTGGAGACAGAGAACACTTGCATTGTTCCTGACAGGGAACAGTACAACAAAGAAGATTTCCCAGTGGATTATGAGAATGCTATGTTCTTCGTCATCAAGTCCTACAGTGAAGATGATGTGCACAAGAGCATCAAATATAATGTTTGGGCCAGCACACCAAACGGAAACAAGAAACTTGCTGCAGCGTACCAGGAAGCTCAGCAGAAACCTGGCGGCTGTCCTATCTTTCTCTTTTTCTCG GTCAATGCAAGTGGACAATTTGTTGGGCTTGCTGAAATGACAGGGCCAGTTGATTTCAACACAAATGTGGAGTACTGGCAGCAAGACAAGTGGACGGGCTCTTTCCCTCTTAAGTGGCATATTGTGAAGGACGTTCCAAACAGCTTGCTGAAGCACATTACCCTTGAGAACAATGAGAACAAGCCCGTCACCAACAGTAGAGACACACAAGAG GTCAAGTTGGAGCAAGGTTTGAAGATAGTGAAAATTTTCAAGGAGCATACAAGCAAGACTTGCATTTTGGATGACTTTTCCTTCTATGAGGTTAGGCAAAAGACTATCTTGGAGAAGAAGGCTAAGCAACAGCAAACCCAGAAACAT GTAAGTGAGGAGAAGACTACAACAGATGAGAAAAAGGACTCCGCAACTGCTGATTCGGCTAATAAGGAATCTCCTCCAGCTACCAGTGATGTCAAGGCTGATGAGAATGGGTCTGTTGCAAAACCAGTCGGTGTGGTGGCAAATGGTTGCTAG